GTGTAGCGGGAGGAACAGATCCTTCTAAACTTACTGGAGGAGAGAGACCTTGTAATGTAGATGCTGTTTATGCTGGTTATAAAGGAACTTTGTTGGATGGAACTCAATTTGATGCTTCAAATAGTGGTCAAGTACAATATAATTTAGACGGTTCAAGTACTAGTGGTGGAGTTGGGGTTATTCGTGGTTGGTCTGAGGGTTTTCCTCAATTTAAAACGGGTTGGACTTCTTCTAAAGCAGATGGAACAGTAAGTTATAATGATTTTGGAGTAGGGGTAATGTTTTTGCCTTCTGCAATGGGGTATTATAATAATACTCAGAGTGATATTCCAGCCTATTCTCCTTTGGTATTCAGTATAAAATTATATTCATTAAAGCGATTTGATCAGGATGCAGATGGAATTCCTTCTTATCAAGAAGATTTAAATAATGATGGATATATGTATTATTTTGCTACTGCAGATATAGCTAAAAATCCAGATGATACCGATAAAGATGGACTTCCAGATTATGGTGATTTTGATGATGATGGAGATGATTATGCTACAAGAGGTGAAATTAAAGACGATAAAGGGACGTATTATCCTTATGATGGAGCAGTGGTTGATGATCCTCAAACTCCTGATATTAATGAAAGTTATGGGATTCCTAGGAAATATACTGGACCACTTAAAAATCCAAATTTACCTGAGTCTTCTACAAATAAGCGTACTCCCCAAGATTCAGATTTTACGGATCCAACAAGATTAAGAAGGCATTTAGATCCGACATGTTTTCCTCCATATAAATAAAAAAATTACGTTCAAAATTAAAATTAATCCAAAAGTTTAAACTAAAATGAGCTCGATCTGTATCGAGCTCATTTTGTTTAAATTTGATGTTATTCTTTTCGTTCTTATAATGATCAATATATTTTTTGATTCAGATAAAGTAGAAAAAATAGGTTCTGCGTTTTTTAAGCATTAAAAATCCCATCTCGTAAAATGAGATGGGATTTTATTTTTATAGTGTGCCAAAAAAAATTACTTTCTTTTGATAACTCTTTCTACAGCTTCGACAATCGCTTGATTGTTTAATTTGTATTTCTCCATTAATTGCTCAGGAGTTCCAGATTCACCAAAGCTATCATTAACGGCTACAAACTCTTGTGGAGCTGGAGTGTTTAATGCTAATACTCTAGAAACGCTTTCTCCAAGACCTCCAAGGATGTTGTGCTCTTCAGCAGTAACAACACATTTAGTTTTAGCTAATGATTTTAAAATAGCTTCTTCGTCTAATGGTTTAATGGTGTGAATGTTGATTACTTCAGCAGAGATTCCTTTAGCTTCCAAAGCTTCAGCAGCAACTAAAGCTTCCCAAACTAAATGTCCGGTAGCAATTATAGTTACATCAGTACCTTCGTTAAGCATAATAGCTTTTCCGATTATGAAAGGTTCGTCAGCAGGCATGAAATTAGGAACTACTGGACGTCCAAAACGCAAGTAAGCAGGGCCTTGGTGATCTGCAAGCGCTAATGTAGCAGCTTTTGTCTGATTGTGATCGCAAGTATTGATTACAGTCATTCCTGGTAACATTTTCATTAATCCAATGTCTTCTAATATTTGGTGAGTTGCACCATCTTCTCCAAGAGTTAATCCTGCGTGAGAAGCACATATTTTTACATTTTTCTCAGAGTAAGCTACCGATTGACGAATTTGATCGTAAACACGGCCAGTCGAAAAGTTAGCAAAAGTTCCTGTAAAAGGAATTTTTCCTCCAATAGTTAATCCAGCAGCAATTCCAATCATGTTCGCTTCAGCAATTCCGATTTGGAAAAAACGCTCTGGATGATTTTTCTTGAAATCATCAAATTTTAATGATCCAATTAAATCTGCACAAAGTGCTACAACTTTTTCGTTTTTTTGACCTAATTCAGTCATACCTACTCCAAAACCAGAACGGGTATCTTTACTTCCTGTATTTATATATTTTTTCATTTCTTAATTTAAAAAGGTGAATGCATTCATTTCTGAATACTGAAATCTGAAAACGGATTAATAATCTGAATTACCTCCAGTGTTATAATTTTGTCCTAAAGCATTTTCAAGTTGAGCATCATTTGGTGCTTTACCATGCCATGCATGACTGTACATCATATAATCTACACCATTACCCATTTCAGTATGTAATAATACACAAACTGGTTTTCCTTTTCCTGTTCTAGCTTTAGCTTCAGACATTCCGCCAATAATAGCTTCAATATCATTTCCTTTAGTGATTTCGATAACTTCCCAGTCAAAAGCTTCAAATTTAGCACGAATGCTTCCCATGTGTAAAACTTCGTCAGTAGTACCATCGATTTGTTTTCCGTTAAGGTCGACAGTAGCAATAAGATTGTCTACTTTTTTAGCAGAAGCATACATAATTGCTTCCCAGTTTTGACCTTCTTGTAATTCACCATCACCATGTAATGTATAAACAATATGATTGTCACCGTTTAGTTTTTTAGCTTGTGCAGCACCAATCGCTACAGATAATCCTTGTCCTAATGATCCAGATGCGATACGAACTCCAGGTAAATGATCGTGAGTTGTAGGGTGTCCTTGTAGTCTTGAGTTAATAAGACGGAAAGTTGCTAATTCCTTTATTGGAAAATAACCGCTTCTTGCCAAAACGCTGTAAAATACAGGTGAAATATGTCCGTTTGAAAGGAAAAATAAATCTTCTCCAATTCCATCCATGTCAAATCCTTCTTTACGATCCATAAGGTTTTGATACAAGGCTACTAAAAATTCTGTACATCCAAGAGACCCTCCTGGGTGACCTGAGTTAACAGCGTGAACCATTCGAAGAATATCTCTTCTTACTTGGATAGTTAAATCGTTTAATTGTTGTGTGTTAGGCTTCATTTTGTGTGTAAAAGTTAAACTATCGCAAAAGTAATTTTTATTTTGCGGGGAGACAAATGATTTTAAGAGCAATTTCAATCAAATTGTTATTTTATTACTGATTTAAAAATAAAACTCAGAATATATTTTCTTTTAAAAAAATATTCTATCGAAATTTAAATCATTTGGGCATACCACCATTATAAAAAGGGGCTAACTAATACCACCGCTTAGTTGCCCCTTTTTATAATGGTGTTGGGTAATTGCTGTTACTTCGGTAACTTGGCGCTATCCCTCATGAGGTAGTGATATGTAAGAAATTTGAATTAATTATTTTGCCATCATTTCTTTCATAGTTTCGATTTGGATTTCCATTTTTTGGATGATGGCATCTTTTTCGGCCAATTCATTTTTGAGTGCTTTTTCTTTGATAGATTCAAAACGATAGGGTAGATATTCACCCAATTGAGCAATAAAATTGTGTTCGAGTGCTATGCTGAGCTTCCATAAAATGGCAAATTGTAGGGAGTCTCTTTTGAAATAATCGTTTAATCCTCTGGGAAGTATCTTTAGGGATCGAGCCACATCGGCTTTTTTTATTTTATTGTGATAAATGTGGTAATGAATAAAATTACCAATTATCGGGTAGCGATCTCCTAAATCTTTTTTGTATTCTCTGTTGTTACTCTTCATTTATACAGTGTTTTATCTTATAAAGATATGTGTTTTTTGTAAGAAATGAGGTAAAAAAATAAATAAATAGATTTTAAACACCAGTAGCACTGGTAATTAATACTAGTATTACTGGTGTTTAAGAGTAGTTATACTGGTATTTAAGAGGAGTATTAGTGGTGTTTAAGAGTAGTAATACTGGTACTTAAACGGAGTATTACTAGTACTTAACACTAATAATGTTAGTGTTAAACACCCCTATTATTAGTGTTAAGTACCAGTTTTTAGGGAATAATTATAGTTTTAGGCTCTATAGTAATTGTTATTGCTGTTTTTTTAGGAGGTGAGTATTTGGTTTTTTAATGTTTTATGATTTTGAATAAAAACGAATGGTCTTGTTCTTCGTTTTTTGCGTGAGGGATAGGAGCAAGCTACCAAAGTAGCACTGATAGCCCGACCGCAATAGGGAAAGGGCCGCATAAGCGCAATGTATATTTGGCCCTTTTTCTATTGTGGTCACGCCCATATGATTTTTAGAGTTGTATTGGTAAACATTTTTGGGTTTAGTAATTATCTAATTTTTAAATTAACCTATCTTTGCCGACTGATAAAAAGAATATATGAAGTTTGATTTACTAAAAACAGATCCGCAGTCGAAAGCGCGTGCGGGAAGTATTACTACAGATCACGGTGTGATTGAAACACCAATTTTTATGCCTGTTGGAACAGTTGCCTCTGTAAAAGGGGTGCACCAAAGGGAATTGAAAGAAGAAAT
The Flavobacterium sp. 5 DNA segment above includes these coding regions:
- a CDS encoding transketolase family protein, giving the protein MKKYINTGSKDTRSGFGVGMTELGQKNEKVVALCADLIGSLKFDDFKKNHPERFFQIGIAEANMIGIAAGLTIGGKIPFTGTFANFSTGRVYDQIRQSVAYSEKNVKICASHAGLTLGEDGATHQILEDIGLMKMLPGMTVINTCDHNQTKAATLALADHQGPAYLRFGRPVVPNFMPADEPFIIGKAIMLNEGTDVTIIATGHLVWEALVAAEALEAKGISAEVINIHTIKPLDEEAILKSLAKTKCVVTAEEHNILGGLGESVSRVLALNTPAPQEFVAVNDSFGESGTPEQLMEKYKLNNQAIVEAVERVIKRK
- a CDS encoding FKBP-type peptidyl-prolyl cis-trans isomerase, whose amino-acid sequence is MSKIKFYFIVSMAMIAISSCNKNDDNIEITPPRDLAEQYKVDIVAIEDYLNTSYLKEVVDAPGTPEDQDVILAKIPAGETHPSLMSYLDSPTLPRLTSRIVHIGDVDYKVYTLLIREGVAGGTDPSKLTGGERPCNVDAVYAGYKGTLLDGTQFDASNSGQVQYNLDGSSTSGGVGVIRGWSEGFPQFKTGWTSSKADGTVSYNDFGVGVMFLPSAMGYYNNTQSDIPAYSPLVFSIKLYSLKRFDQDADGIPSYQEDLNNDGYMYYFATADIAKNPDDTDKDGLPDYGDFDDDGDDYATRGEIKDDKGTYYPYDGAVVDDPQTPDINESYGIPRKYTGPLKNPNLPESSTNKRTPQDSDFTDPTRLRRHLDPTCFPPYK
- a CDS encoding transcriptional regulator, whose translation is MKSNNREYKKDLGDRYPIIGNFIHYHIYHNKIKKADVARSLKILPRGLNDYFKRDSLQFAILWKLSIALEHNFIAQLGEYLPYRFESIKEKALKNELAEKDAIIQKMEIQIETMKEMMAK
- a CDS encoding transketolase — its product is MKPNTQQLNDLTIQVRRDILRMVHAVNSGHPGGSLGCTEFLVALYQNLMDRKEGFDMDGIGEDLFFLSNGHISPVFYSVLARSGYFPIKELATFRLINSRLQGHPTTHDHLPGVRIASGSLGQGLSVAIGAAQAKKLNGDNHIVYTLHGDGELQEGQNWEAIMYASAKKVDNLIATVDLNGKQIDGTTDEVLHMGSIRAKFEAFDWEVIEITKGNDIEAIIGGMSEAKARTGKGKPVCVLLHTEMGNGVDYMMYSHAWHGKAPNDAQLENALGQNYNTGGNSDY